AACCTCCCTTAAATCAGTCTGCAATGCTGCTGATCAAAATCAAAGATGAGAATGACAATGCCCCAGTTTTTACCCAGCCTGTCATAGGACTTTCCATTCCTGAGAACAATGCTCCTGGTACCCAGCTGACCAAGATCAGTGCCACAGATGCAGACAGTGGACGCAATGCTGAGATCAGTTATATGCTGGGTTCAGATGCACCCCCCATTTTCAACCTGGATCGCCGCACAGGAGTTCTGACAGCAGTGAGAAAGCTGGACAGGGAAAAGCAGGACAGGTACTCCTTCACTGTACTGGCTAAGGATAATGGGATGCCACCATTGCAGACCAATGCTACTGTGACACTATCAGTTCTGGACCAGAATGACAACAGCCCTGCTTTTACCCACAATGAATATAATTTCTATGTGCCAGAAAACCTGCCCATGTATGGCACAGTGGGGCTCATCACAGTTACTGACGCTGACTCTGGAGAGAATGCTGCAGTTACTCTCTCTATATTAAATGGCAGAGAGAATTTCATTATCGATCCACTTACTGGTGTAATAAGACCCAATATTACATTTGATAGAGAGCAACAAGGTTCTTACACTTTCCAGGTGAAGGCTGTCGATGGAGGAAGAGTGCAACGCTCTTCCACTGCCAAAGTGACCATAAATGTAGTTGACGTGAATGACAACAGACCGGTTTTTGTCATCCCTTCATCCAACTACTCCTATGACTTAATTCCCACAGCCACCAATCCAGGATCCGTGGTGACCAAAGTCTTTGCAGTTGACAATGATACAGGGATGAATGCAGAGCTCCGCTACAGCATTATAGGTGGGAACTCAAGAGGTTTGTTTACAATCGATCAGTTAACAGGCAACATTACTTTGAAAGAGAAGGTAATCACAGCAGATCATGGCTTACACAGGCTAGTGATAAAAGTCAATGATTTAGGACAGCCAGAGTCTCTCTATACCATAGCACTGGTGCATTTATTTGTGAATGAGACCATCACCAATGGTTCATACGTGCAGGAGCTGGTGCGCAGAAATATGGAAACACCAGTGGGCCAGAATGTTGGGGATGGTGAGATAACCCCACAGACCAATGACTATGTCAAAATCATCATTGCTATAATTGCAGGCACCATGACAGTCATCCTGGTCATTTTTGTCACTGCTCTGGTACGATGCCGCCAGACACCCCGGCACAAGGTTGTCCAAAAAAGCAAGCAGAGTGGGGAATGGGTCTCCCCAAACCAGGAGAACCGACAgatcaagaagaagaagaagaaaaagaagcgcTCTCCTAAAAGCCTCCTTCTCAACTTTGTGACAATTGAAGAATCTAAGCCCGATGATCCAGCCCATGAGCATATAAATGGCACTTTAGACATTCCTGTAGAGCTTGAAGAACAGACTATGGGAAAATATAACTGGGCCACCACACCAACCACATTTAAGCCTGACAGCCCAGATTTAGCAAAGCATTACAAGTCTGCCTCTCCACAGCCCACCTTTCAAATTAAACCCGAGACTCCTGTACCCCCTAAGAAGCACCATGTCATTCAGGAACTGCCTCTGGATAACACCTTTGTGGTGGGTTGTGACTCGCTCTCCAAGTGCTCCTCAAGCAGCTCGGACCCTTATAGCGTCTCCGAATGCAGCTGTCAAGGTGGCTTCAAGACCCCAGGCCCCATCCACACCAGACAGGTAATACAAAGTTTCTAGCTGCtcattctctttctctgtctgtaTGTCTAAGCACTGCAGAATAACTTTGTCTATAAAGATTAAAAGCCTGAAAGTTCATGCTTGGCTGAGACATTGAAATGTAAACAGTTTGTGATTCATCAATGTTAAAAGGAGAAAATTAGAATAAAGTGACTCTTGGCTGTGGGAAAATTTAGTACTGAATGATTATATTAGGGGATATTCCTGTCTGTAGATGGCAGTATGGTACTTCCTGCATTAACATAGTATTTAGCTGTGCAGCTCTGTAAAACAAAGAGGGGTTCGTAGCACTGTCCTCGCTGGTATTGTATGCTCAGGAATCTAAGTAATCTAGGCCAGGTGGAAAGCAATAAAGCTTTGCAGCATCTGATAAGTGGTTCTTAATGCTAATGGAGTCTAGAATTGGAGCCTTCATTTGGACAGAGCTTGTACCTCAAGGTTTCTCAAAAGcaggcaagatttttttttctactgagAGATTGAGTGCCATTTTCAGACTAGAAACATACCCTACCATGCAGGCTACTAAAAGCCAGCTGACTGACATAATCAACAATATAAAGCAGTAATGAAGCCAGTGGGAAAATTTAGAAGCATCACAAGCATTGCCCTCACTTTGTCACCTTCATGCCCAAGTACAGATCATAGAGACATTAGCTGCGGTACAGTTCAGAGCAGCAGTCATATGAATGAATTAAAAAGCCCTCAGATTAACAAGGAGGACAAAAATATAATGATAATTAAACACCCTGTTGCTTTATAAGACACTAATGAAAGGCTTATTAAAGCAATGGGAATCACATCAGAATTGAATCCAGATTCTGGAAAGCTGCATTAATGCATTTGTGATAAGGGTTTGTTATTTATCTGAGTTTTTTCTCCATCAGTAGCCTATCCTCAGTACAAAGAAAACTCCCATGCTTTTATTTGAGTTAGTCATGAGGTATCTATGCAGTAAAAGaagttaataaaatatttgtggTGATAAGATGGGATTCACTTCAATTATTTCTGTACAggaacagatcctcagctagggtACATCTGTGTAGGCTTTAGTGGTGCTTTGACGATTTACCCTAGCTGAGGATCAGGTCCATAGGTTAGACTTACTTTTCGGTAGGCAATTTTGTTAACGGTATGGTGAAAATAAAGGGGGCCTGAAGAAATGTTCTCATTCAAACTGCATATCTACAGCATACAAAGATTGCCActgctttttcttttactttctttttatttttaacaccaGTCTGTGAGGTAGACAAAATCCCTGCTCTGTACAAAGCATTATCTTTTGCTGAGCGACATTAACAGAAAATGGAATAGAAAAGGATTTCTTCATATTTCTAAGACAACAGAGACAATGGTGGGGGGGTTAATATCTTGTTAAAGATTTGAATGTCTTCTGTGAAAGCTATTTGAGTGAATTAATTTTGAATTTAAATTAGGCAATAGAAGACGTGTGTGTGATTTTACTTTGGAACTTGAAGGTTGTTTTCTCAGCACctgttggggcctgatccagagcccactgaaatcaatgggagtttttctattaaattcagGCCCCCTTGCCAggttaaatcctgggagctggggaatgctggtCAATCAACACCGCTTCCCACCAgctttgcctcaggccctgtGAGCTGAAAGCATCCACCATTACCTGCTCAAGGGCCTTGCATTCTGTCACCTTCCCCCCAGCAGACACAGCTAGGCCTGTGGCAACCTCTGGAACCATCCAACCATTTGCCCAAGAGGGCTGTTAGAAAAGAATGGAAGGCAATTCCTTtggcagggatgggggcagggaaatgTAGGTATTCTCTTTCACTGTGCTTCTAGCCTGTGTGGACTGATGTCCGAGCACTGCTTCCCCCCGATGAGGCAGAAAAGCACATTGCCTCTGGAGTATTCCTCACCCCTGAAATTATTTCGAGGCAATTCTGTGAATATTAATATAATGAGACATTAGCAGAAGATGGGATTATGGTATTGATTTTGTTTAAATCTGCAGTCCTCCTCCTTTAGACTTAATTTTGTTTGTGTCCTGTCAATGAACACCGAACTGGGAAAACTTTAACAACACATCGTACAAAGTCTTGTACATTCACTTGCAAATAGCATTTCCTTTAAACGTTGAAATTAATACTCATTACTTAAGCAAAATATGAACGATTTTGTTAATGAACCTATATAAGTATTGAAACAAGAAAGGACTTAACTCGACTGGCCTTTGTGTTGGATTTTATTACGTAAAGGGAATCATATTTTTAAGAAAAGTAAAGAGAACCAAATTAACTGTTGGTCTGCAGTTCTAATAGATAGTTTTAAACTGTCAGATTTGGTCCTAATAATGAAAGACTCTGTCTCTTATATACGGAATGGCCTCATTTCCATTTAAGAATGTGAATTGGATACAAGTGAGTGACTCAAGACAGGATAATTTGAAGTTTTCAGTTAGTTCTATTAGCCAGTGGAGAGactaaaaaaaaactaaaaaaaaaactttaaaaaaattaaagaaaagctTCTTATAGCACCACAGTACTTTAGTTGTCATGCTATTTACCCTTTTTCCAACCTCAGAGTTGAATGGCATGTTTGAGATTAATGCAACTGTTGCTTCATGCATTCACTGACTTTGCAGAAAGCGGTAGGCAGAGCTGAGTCCTGTTACATTAAAAACTCAAATGCtctagtgtttaaaaataaagaataaatgtttCCAAATTGTGAACAAATGTGCTTTATCCCGGCACAGTAGTTATTGCAATGCATCAGTTTACAAACGAAAAGTTCTCTGAAGCATGACTAGAAAAGGAACAAGATTATTTATTCAGTTTTTCCTCCCAAATTTCAGGTTGCTGGGATAAATGGGTCTCTAATCAGAATTGTCTCTGGTTTTGTTTCTGCAAAACCAAGATATCACTCAGTTATTATGAAACAAATTTAGTTTGACCATCCTCATTTGATACAGAATTGAACTATCACTGAAAACATGTATATGGACCCACCAAAGCTTTAAaatttggctcctggcccatctGTGCAAATAAAACCTGGTTTgggttttgcaaagctaaaaaATGGTCCTTGATTCTGTGTTACTGCTTGGATTGGTCTAACTCAGTGCTCTTTACTATTTTTGAAGTGGGGGCCACTTTGGCAAAAAACCTTCAATGTGAGAGCCACATCAATCCGACACAGACAGTTGAACACACACCCGCCACAGACCGTTGAACACTCTGAGTTCTTTGTTGGTTGGTATGGTAATATTGCCGTTATTGGTAATATTgcttgggatgcagaaggggggtacagggtgctggctcttggagggggctcagggctcgggcaggggcttggggtgtaggagggggtgaggggtgcaagctctgggagggagtttgggtgcaggaggggactccaggctggggcagagtgtttgGATACAGGAGGGGATATgggctgcagctccaggaggtggtATGGAttgctggctctggaagggggctccgggctggggcttggggtgcaggagtggctattgggggctggctctgggaggggctatgggctggggcagggacttggagtGTAGGAGAGGGCATTGGGGCTGGCTTCAGGAGGCTGCAGGTTGGGTAGTGGAAGAGCTATTTAGAACCTGCCCATTGAAGGGGACGGCACTTCGGGcagccccacgccgctcctggaaggggccaacgcACCCCTTCAGCCCCTGGGAGGGGCACAtggttctgcatgctgcccctctctgcaggcactgcccctgcaactcccattggccacagttccttgttcccgaccaatgggagctgcgggggtggtgcttgcaggcaggagcagtgtgcgGAGACCTCTGCTCCCCCGCCCTCCTGGAGCCGTGGgggcatgctggccacttccgggagtggcatggggccagggcaggcagggagcctgtcttagctgTAGCCCCACTGCTGCTGGAGAGTGCAATCAACAGAGAGCCGCACTTAAGGTCCATGGGAGCTGCCACTGGCTCGCAGGCCTTAAATTGAAGAACACTGGTCTAACTGATCTATAACACGATGGAAAATCCTTGTAGTATTTGTTCTGATGAGATGTGctgaatatatgtatatttagagGGGAAAACACAGAAGAGAATGTTtgaatgtttttcattaaaaagctgAGACACCTTGAGTGgccaaaaggaaaaggaaataaataacaTAACCAGCCCAAAGCTGCTACTGCTGAAGGAATCAGAGAGCTCAAGAGCAGCCAAAGGGCAATTACACCATGAACCACCAAAAGGGAAGGGAATGAGGATGTTACTGGAGAGGTTGAGAATGGCTGAAGAAGGAAAAGCATAATATATATGTAATACCTCTTATGTGTGtctgaggggggagagagagaatgataatccatattattttttaaaaagtcatttcacaGTAATTATTTAATCAATCCTAGTGGCCACAAATACATGGAAACTTATAGAATAGCAAGTATTCTTTTGTGAAGTATTAGAAATTAATGTACTAAAGAAGCTTTTCAAAGTGATAGACTGTGAAGAGACTAATTGTTAGTAATAATGCAGTGTTTTCCAGGGTAGGACAATCAGGAATTTGTAAAATAGAGGTGACATTGAGTGTCTTCCAAATCATCAACTTTTTATTAGCCAACTTTGCTAGTCATGTCGGGGGCAGGGATATATTTGTGTGCTATAGAGCAAACTTCAACAGCAGAAGGATCAGGTtttaagtcaataggacttttgcCATTAAGCTTAGTGGGAGTAGAGTAAGACTTTTAATAAAATACCCTGATAAGGTTGCGCATGTATCCCATCTCTCTCCGCATTTGTCATTCTATACTCACAATAGGTAGTGAATAAACATAGGCAGAAAGAGGCAATATGAGTTGGCATATGGTTTGTGTTGCCGTAGAGCACAATTTTCAAAGTTGGGTGGCCAAACATTTGCTTACAACTGCACTTAGGTGCCTCAAATGAATATCTGGACATCAACATGCATATATGAAGAGTGCACAACTGTAGAACCAGGTGCTCTAAAGTAAATGCCATATTTGAAAACTGGGGCCAAAGAGACAATATGCCAAAAGGCTTCTTTAAAACTTTGCAATCTTCTCCTGTATTATACTTCCTCTCCTTGTCCTTTTCACATTCCTGTAGATGTTCTTGTCCAAAAGAGGCTCCACATGGCCCCCCTGCCAgctaaatcctgggagctggggaatgctggtCAATCAACACCGCTTCCCACCAGCTGGCCAGAGACTCCCAGCGGGAGGACCTACCTAGTGTCCCTTAGTgagtgtctccctcccttgctgctGGGACTGTCCCCCTTCACTGGCAGTCCCATCAAGTTCCCTCACCTGTTGAGGCAGGTGGATGGCTTTTCCTGAAGGACATGCAGTGATTATATTAGGGTCTTGTAATTTTTTCTAACATCACTCCTTACTCTGAGATGTAGAAATTAGAACAAATATTACTTCATCTGCCCTCAGAAAGCAAAGGAAAGCACAACTAAGCAGGAGAGCAGCTCAGTGGGAGAGTTAGGTCAATAACATCAGgtgtatttttgtaaaaaatgatTTGATTTCCAGCAgatgtttttaaacagaaataatCAAGTAAACTTAGTGTTTACATAGATTCAGATTAATACATAATGTGACCTGGTTCAAATTTAATTCACATTTTTAGTGATCAAAAGTCATAAATATCATGTAGGTCTGCAGTGGCCTACAGTATGTGAGATGAGTTTAGTGCTTCTTTCTAGTTCCCACTGAATCAATGTCCACAACCGTAGAGAAACAAACAAGTGCCTCCACCAGAATTGTCACTGCTGTTGTTACTAACCTGAGCATGGAAATCAGGGACTGAAcaggcatggagactgaactcctgtttggctccaagTCAGGATTGAGCCATGTTGGCTGAGCAGTGTGGGAAATGTGCACTACCACTGCCAGCATTGTAGGAGTTCTATTTATAGAGGCCTTCAATTATCAGGGCTATCAGTCAGACAGTTTTCATCAACATGTACCCTCACAGATATGAAAGACAATAGGAACGGCACATATGTTTTTCACTAACACTTGGTAGTTGGGGACAATAGCTGAGATCTTCAAAgaggcctaagggagttagatatTCTACTCCcactgaataaaaataaataaaatgggagCTAGACCTTTGTTGGACTTCGTGCGATGCTCACTCCTGGTGGCTTCAGTGCACTTGCACTCAcaccagtggtgaatttggcTCAGTGTGGCTATGTTTCTAAATGTGACTGTGAAAATGATATTGTGGGGTTCCATATTTATTTCTCAATTATTCTGAGAACCACGTTAGCTTAGTTTACAAGTAAAAGCACGGTCCTCTCCCCCACTCACATACTAATAGCTCTGCAATCCCATGCTGTGGTCTGTTTAGCCTGGTATCCTGTCACAGACAGTAACCAGTATCAGATACTTAAGAGAAAGTTCAGG
This genomic interval from Malaclemys terrapin pileata isolate rMalTer1 chromosome 9, rMalTer1.hap1, whole genome shotgun sequence contains the following:
- the PCDH11X gene encoding protocadherin-11 X-linked isoform X2, translating into MDLLSGTYLLAVLLACIVFQSGAQEKNYTVREELPENVLIGNLLKDLNLTLDPDVPLTSPLQFKLVYKTGDVPLVRVEENTGEIFTTANRIDREKLCSGIFSENRCFYEVEVAVLPDEVFRLVKIRFLIEDINDNAPLFPSTVINISIPENTAINSRYSVPSAIDPDIGVNGIQHYELLKPKTAPKRTFGSITNDQGQNVFGLDIIETPEGDKWPQLIVQQILDREQKDTYVMKIKVEDGGTPPRSSTAILQVTVTDVNDNRPVFKENDIEVSIPENAPVGTSVSQLHATDADLGSNAQIHFFFSNQISSLAKRLFALDNTTGLITIKEPLDREESPVHKLTVLASDGSSIPSRATVTVNITDINDNVPSIDTRYIINPVNGTVLLSEKAPLNTKIALITVMDKDADLNGKVTCFTDHDVPFRLKPVFDNQFLLETATFLDYEATREYAIKIVASDSGKPPLNQSAMLLIKIKDENDNAPVFTQPVIGLSIPENNAPGTQLTKISATDADSGRNAEISYMLGSDAPPIFNLDRRTGVLTAVRKLDREKQDRYSFTVLAKDNGMPPLQTNATVTLSVLDQNDNSPAFTHNEYNFYVPENLPMYGTVGLITVTDADSGENAAVTLSILNGRENFIIDPLTGVIRPNITFDREQQGSYTFQVKAVDGGRVQRSSTAKVTINVVDVNDNRPVFVIPSSNYSYDLIPTATNPGSVVTKVFAVDNDTGMNAELRYSIIGGNSRGLFTIDQLTGNITLKEKVITADHGLHRLVIKVNDLGQPESLYTIALVHLFVNETITNGSYVQELVRRNMETPVGQNVGDGEITPQTNDYVKIIIAIIAGTMTVILVIFVTALVRCRQTPRHKVVQKSKQSGEWVSPNQENRQIKKKKKKKKRSPKSLLLNFVTIEESKPDDPAHEHINGTLDIPVELEEQTMGKYNWATTPTTFKPDSPDLAKHYKSASPQPTFQIKPETPVPPKKHHVIQELPLDNTFVVGCDSLSKCSSSSSDPYSVSECSCQGGFKTPGPIHTRQHTKEMGRPQSPLKETSLESWTQPQQLKMCP
- the PCDH11X gene encoding protocadherin-11 X-linked isoform X3; this translates as MDLLSGTYLLAVLLACIVFQSGAQEKNYTVREELPENVLIGNLLKDLNLTLDPDVPLTSPLQFKLVYKTGDVPLVRVEENTGEIFTTANRIDREKLCSGIFSENRCFYEVEVAVLPDEVFRLVKIRFLIEDINDNAPLFPSTVINISIPENTAINSRYSVPSAIDPDIGVNGIQHYELLKPKTAPKRTFGSITNDQGQNVFGLDIIETPEGDKWPQLIVQQILDREQKDTYVMKIKVEDGGTPPRSSTAILQVTVTDVNDNRPVFKENDIEVSIPENAPVGTSVSQLHATDADLGSNAQIHFFFSNQISSLAKRLFALDNTTGLITIKEPLDREESPVHKLTVLASDGSSIPSRATVTVNITDINDNVPSIDTRYIINPVNGTVLLSEKAPLNTKIALITVMDKDADLNGKVTCFTDHDVPFRLKPVFDNQFLLETATFLDYEATREYAIKIVASDSGKPPLNQSAMLLIKIKDENDNAPVFTQPVIGLSIPENNAPGTQLTKISATDADSGRNAEISYMLGSDAPPIFNLDRRTGVLTAVRKLDREKQDRYSFTVLAKDNGMPPLQTNATVTLSVLDQNDNSPAFTHNEYNFYVPENLPMYGTVGLITVTDADSGENAAVTLSILNGRENFIIDPLTGVIRPNITFDREQQGSYTFQVKAVDGGRVQRSSTAKVTINVVDVNDNRPVFVIPSSNYSYDLIPTATNPGSVVTKVFAVDNDTGMNAELRYSIIGGNSRGLFTIDQLTGNITLKEKVITADHGLHRLVIKVNDLGQPESLYTIALVHLFVNETITNGSYVQELVRRNMETPVGQNVGDGEITPQTNDYVKIIIAIIAGTMTVILVIFVTALVRCRQTPRHKVVQKSKQSGEWVSPNQENRQIKKKKKKKKRSPKSLLLNFVTIEESKPDDPAHEHINGTLDIPVELEEQTMGKYNWATTPTTFKPDSPDLAKHYKSASPQPTFQIKPETPVPPKKHHVIQELPLDNTFVVGCDSLSKCSSSSSDPYSVSECSCQGGFKTPGPIHTRQL